The following proteins are encoded in a genomic region of Schistocerca serialis cubense isolate TAMUIC-IGC-003099 chromosome 9, iqSchSeri2.2, whole genome shotgun sequence:
- the LOC126418478 gene encoding 14-3-3 protein epsilon, which translates to MSERDDNVYKAKLAEQAERYDEMVEAMKKVASLDVELTVEERNLLSVAYKNVIGARRASWRIISSIEQKEENKGAEEKLEMIRGYRSQVEKELKDICSDILGVLDKHLIPCASTGESKVFYYKMKGDYHRYLAEFATGNDRKEAAENSLVAYKAASDIAMTELPPTHPIRLGLALNFSVFYYEILNSPERACRLAKAAFDDAIAELDTLSEESYKDSTLIMQLLRDNLTLWTSDMQGDGETEQKEQLQDVEDQDVS; encoded by the exons ATGTCGGAAAGAGATGATAACGTATACAAAGCCAAACTGGCGGAACAGGCTGAAAGATATGACG AGATGGTGGAGGCCATGAAGAAAGTGGCATCACTAGACGTGGAGTTAACTGTTGAAGAGCGAAATCTCCTGTCAGTCGCCTACAAGAATGTAATTGGGGCACGGCGTGCAAGCTGGAGGATAATAAGTTCTATTGAGCAGAAGGAGGAAAacaaaggagcagaagaaaagcttgaaatgattagAGGATACAGATCACAG GTGGAGAAAGAGTTAAAAGATATATGCTCTGATATCTTGGGAGTTTTGGATAAACATCTGATTCCCTGTGCATCCACAGGAGAGAGTAAAGTTTTCTACTATAAAAT GAAGGGAGATTACCATCGATATCTTGCAGAATTTGCCACGGGTAATGACAGGAAGGAAGCTGCCGAAAACTCCCTAGTTGCCTATAAGGCAGCCAGTGATATTGCAATGACAGAGCTACCACCCACCCACCCTATTAG GTTGGGCTTGGCACTGAATTTCTCTGTATTCTACTATGAGATTCTGAACTCGCCTGAAAGAGCCTGCAGGCTAGCAAAAGCCGCATTTGATGATGCGATTGCAGAGCTTGATACTCTTAGTGAAGAAAGCTACAAAGACTCAACACTAATCATGCAACTTCTGAGAGACAACCTGACGCTGTGGACATCTGACATGCAAGGCGACG GTGAAACAGAGCAGAAAGAACAACTGCAAGATGTAGAAGATCAGGATGTGTCGTAA